A genomic window from Betta splendens chromosome 17, fBetSpl5.4, whole genome shotgun sequence includes:
- the LOC114844814 gene encoding sodium channel protein type 4 subunit alpha B-like isoform X2, whose translation MAAMLLPTGPDGLRRFTRESLAALEQRIVEERAKNAKGCQETQKNAEPPKPRADLEAGKQLPRIYGEIPPDLIGVPLEDIDPFYYKNQRTFIVLNKGKAIFRFSATSALYIFTPFHLIRSISIKILVHSLFSLFIMFTILTNCFFMAMSDPAQWTKYLEYTFTAIYTFESAIKILARGFCIVPFTFLRDPWNWLDFSVIVMAYVTEFVDLGNVSALRTFRVLRALKTISVIPGLKTIVGALIQSVKKLADVMILTVFCLSVFALIGLQLFMGLLRQKCIRSLAHCINSSYNPNETFICNNRTWSSTEDFLSSEDNFYKIEGAKDALICGYGSDAGKCPDGFDCLKVGRNPNYGYTSFDTFGWAFLALFRLMTQDYWEKLFHQTLRSAGKTYMIFFVLVIFLGSFYLVNLILAVVAMAYEEQNQATIAEAWQKEREFQLAMEHLRREQRLAARRQAQETDSVLSPELSPFCLKAGSIRRSSSRRRRSHRALSEETAEEAAEEKCDPPEELMPPPSPLPAHPLLATLSSHPLSTRRGSQISIFSAFRTRMNSEADADDEYSIHGDVFRSRASSMATPWKRRTGSVRSHCSQILTPSLNVNGRLNVSLDQNGVNSLGLHTPTSIPTHSMERVREDTRPISSEDTVPRPPLQPSPTVTEPPPVHRKRGLSSVSFLSDAMDELEESRQKCHPCWYTFAKKYLIWVCCPQWLKMKELVKFMVMDPFLDLGITICIVLNTLFMALEHYPMTEEFNTMLSVGNLVFTGIFTAEMILKLIALDPYYYFQQGWNIFDGIIVCLSLMELGLSNVEGLSVLRSFRLLRVFKLAKSWPTLNTLIKIIGNSVGALGNLTLVLAIIVFIFAVVGMQLFGKNYQDCVCKISIDCQLPRWHMKDFFHSFLIVFRVLCGEWIETMWDCMEVAGQPLCILVFMLVMVIGNLVVLNLFLALLLSSFSSDNLSAPDEDGDLNNIQVAIARIHSGFSWLGSIIASIFNRGFRGRKQKAKEGSQDIKLVGNHVESNGGIIGSYGEKYIVPEEDSYMTNPNLTVIVPIAPGESDVEFLEEEEISESSDDEDNKPEKISLSEGSTVDLRKPGEEVDNLSVMAEESMEPEECFPEFCMRHCQCCDIDNSQGLGQVWWRLRKTCYQIVEHSWFETFIIFMILLSSGALAFEDIYIEKRKVIKVVLEYADKIFSYIFVLEMFLKWTAYGFKKYFTNYWCWLDFLIVDVSLISLVANSLGYSDFAAIKSLRTLRALRPLRALSRFEGMRVVVNALIGAIPSIMNVLLVCLIFWLIFSIMGVNLFAGKFGKCVNRTGFIHSVSVVNNKSECLSINDTQFYWTKVKVNFDNVGLGYLSLLQVATFKGWMEIMYAAVDSRGVEEQPVREINLYMYIYFVVFIIFGSFFTLNLFIGVIIDNFNQQKRKISGQDIFMTEEQKKYYNAMKKLGSKKPQKPIPRPANVVQAFFFDLVSQQAFDIMIMMLIIVNMVTMMVETDEQSARMESILNKINLVFIVIFTTECLIKIFALRCYFFTVAWNIFDFVVIILSIVGIVLADIIEKYFVSPTLFRVIRLARIGRVLRLIRAAKGIRTLLFALMMSMPALFNIGLLLFLVMFIYAIFGMANFAYVKKQDGIDDMFNFETFGNSMICLFQISTSAGWDNLLSPIMSSSPDECDVNFVNTGTNTRGNCGSPSVGIAFFVSYIIISFLIVVNMYIAIILENFSVATEESTEPLSEDDFEMFYEVWEKFDSEATQFIEFSMLSNFADNLSEPLRIARPNMSKLISMDLPMVSGDRIHCLDILFAFTKRVLGESGEMDALKQQMEEKFMIANPSKISHEPITSTLRHKLEEVSAIVIQRCYRRHLVRRQVKQASYLYRQINYETVVDVENAPETEGLIASMIQHYGPVGEETAEDPLMSLPPSYDSVTRATSDLSEVARSIARESELEVSGENYEETFL comes from the exons ATGGCAGCCATGCTGTTACCAACGGGTCCTGATGGCTTGCGGCGGTTCACTCGCGAATCCTTGGCTGCCTTGGAGCAGCGGATTGTGGAGGAGCGGGCCAAGAACGCCAAGGGTTGCCAGGAGACTCAAAAGAACGCAGAGCCGCCCAAACCCCGGGCCGACCTGGAGGCAGGCAAGCAGCTGCCGCGCATCTACGGCGAAATCCCCCCAGACCTCATTGGAGTGCCGCTGGAAGACATTGATCCATTTTATTACAAGAACCAGAGG ACGTTTATAGTACTCAACAAAGGAAAAGCCATCTTCAGATTCAGTGCCACATCTGCACTTTACATATTTACTCCATTTCACCTGATCAGATCAATTTCCATCAAAATCTTAGTCCATT CATTGTTTAGCTTGTTCATAATGTTCACCATACTGACCAACTGTTTCTTCATGGCCATGTCAGACCCAGCACAATGGACCAAGTATCTGGA GTACACTTTTACTGCCATTTACACTTTCGAGTCAGCGATCAAGATATTAGCGAGAGGATTCTGCATAGTGCCGTTTACGTTCCTGAGAGACCCATGGAACTGGCTGGACTTCTCGGTCATTGTCATGGC ATATGTGACCGAGTTTGTAGATCTTGGAAATGTCTCTGCTTTAAGAACCTTCAGAGTTCTACGAGCACTAAAGACTATCTCAGTTATCCCAG GCCTGAAGACTATCGTTGGCGCTTTGATCCAGTCTGTGAAGAAACTGGCAGACGTGATGATCCTGACTGTCTTCTGCCTCAGTGTGTTTGCCCTCATTGGCCTGCAGCTGTTCATGGGGCTCCTGCGACAAAAGTGCATCCGCAGCCTCGCACACTGCATAAACTCTTCCTACAATCCCAACGAAACCTTCATCTGCAACAACAGAACCTGGAGCTCCACAGAAGACTTCCTCAGCAGCGAAG ATAATTTCTACAAAATTGAAGGAGCAAAGGATGCCTTAATATGTGGATATGGAAGTGATGCAGG GAAGTGTCCAGATGGATTCGACTGCCTAAAAGTAGGAAGAAATCCCAACTATGGCTACACCAGCTTTGATACGTTCGGCTGGGCTTTTCTGGCCCTTTTCCGTCTCATGACACAAGACTATTGGGAAAAACTGTTCCACCAG ACCCTGAGATCAGCAGGGAAGACCTACATGATTTTCTTTGTGCTGGTGATCTTCTTGGGCTCCTTCTACCTGGTAAACTTGATTCTGGCTGTAGTAGCCATGGCCTATGAGGAGCAGAATCAGGCAACCATTGCTGAGGCCTGGCAGAAGGAGAGGGAGTTTCAGCTGGCAATGGAACACCTACGAAGAGAGCAAAGA TTGGCAGCAAGAAGACAAGCTCAGGAGACGGACTCTGTGTTGTCCCCAGAGTTGTCTCCTTTTTGCCTCAAAGCAGGAAGTATACGGCGAAGcagcagtagaagaagaagatctCACAGGGCTCTGTCGGAGGAAAcagcagaagaagctgctgaagaGAAGTGTGACCCaccagaggagctgatg cctcctccgtctcctctgccAGCCCACCCTCTGCTGGCTAcgctctcctctcaccccctcAGCACCAGAAGAGGAAGCCAGATCAGCATCTTCAGCGCTTTCCGGACGCGGATGAACTCAGAGGCTGATGCTGACGATGAGTACAGTATTCATGGGGACGTCTTCAGGAGTCGCGCCAGCTCCATGGCGACACCCTGGAAAAGGAGGACGGGCAGCGTTAGGAGTCACTGCTCACAGATTTTAACCCCGAGCCTCAACGTCAACGGGCGGCTCAACGTCTCCCTGGACCAGAACGGAGTCAACTCTTTGGGCCTGCACACTCCAACATCCATACCTACACATAGCATGGAGAGGGTCAGGGAGGACACA AGGCCCATCAGTTCAGAGGACACAGTTCCCAGACCTCCCCTCCAGCCTTCCCCCACCGTGACAGAGCCTCCTCCAGTCCACAGAAAAAGGGGCCTGAGCTCTGTCAGCTTCCTCAGTGATGCTATGGATG AGCTTGAGGAGTCAAGGCAAAAGTGTCATCCCTGCTGGTACACGTTTGCAAAGAAGTACTTGATATGGGTCTGCTGCCCCCAGTGGCTTAAGATGAAGGAATTGGTCAAGTTTATGGTGATGGATCCTTTCCTGGATTTAGGAATCACCATATGCATTGTGCTAAACACCCTTTTTATGGCTCTGGAGCACTACCCCATGACCGAGGAGTTCAACACCATGCTCTCCGTGGGTAATCTG GTATTTACAGGAATCTTTACAGCTGAAATGATCCTGAAGCTGATTGCCCTCGATCCATATTATTACTTCCAGCAGGGGTGGAACATCTTTGATGGCATTATTGTTTGCCTTAGTCTGATGGAGTTGGGACTTTCTAATGTGGAGGGACTTTCTGTCCTGCGATCATTTAGATTG TTAAGAGTTTTCAAGCTGGCAAAATCCTGGCCCACTCTCAACACACTCATAAAGATCATTGGCAACTCAGTGGGTGCGCTGGGAAACCTGACACTGGTCTTGGCAATCATCGTCTTCATTTTCGCTGTGGTGGGCATGCAGCTGTTTGGCAAGAACTACCAAGACTGTGTATGTAAGATTTCCATTGACTGTCAGCTGCCTCGCTGGCACATGAAGGACTTTTTCCACTCCTTTTTGATTGTGTTTCGGGTGCTATGTGGCGAGTGGATCGAGACCATGTGGGATTGTATGGAAGTGGCTGGGCAGCCCCTCTGCATCCTGGTGTTCATGCTGGTCATGGTCATAGGGAATCTGGTG GTGCTGAATCTGttcctggctctgctgctcagttcCTTCAGTTCTGACAACCTCTCTGCTCCAGATGAAGATGGTGATTTGAACAACATTCAGGTCGCTATCGCCCGCATTCACAGCGGTTTCTCCTGGCTTGGCTCAATTATTGCCAGCATCTTCAATCGTGGATTTAGGGGTCGAAAGCAGAAGGCCAAAGAGGGCAGTCAGGACATCAAGCTGGTTGGTAATCATGTGGAAAGCAATGGAGGAATTATTGGGAGCTACGGTGAGAAGTACATAGTACCAGAAGAGGACAGCTACATGACCAACCCAAACCTGACTGTGATCGTTCCCATCGCTCCTGGAGAGTCAGATGTGGAGTTTcttgaagaggaggagatttCAGAGTCATCTGATGATGAAGACAATAAGCCA GAGAAGATCAGCCTGTCCGAAGGCAGCACAGTGGACCTGAGGAAgccaggagaggaggtggacaaTCTATCGGTGATGGCTGAAGAGAGTATGGAGCCAGAAGAATGCTTCCCAGAAT TTTGCATGAGGCACTGTCAGTGCTGTGACATTGACAACAGCCAAGGTCTGGGCCAGGTCTGGTGGAGGCTGAGAAAGACCTGCTATCAGATTGTGGAGCACAGCTGGTTTGAGACGTTTATCATCTTCAtgatcctgctcagcagtggGGCTCTG gcgtTTGAAGATATCTACATTGAGAAGAGAAAGGTCATTAAGGTGGTGTTGGAATACGCCGACAAGATCTTTTCTTACATTTTTGTGCTGGAGATGTTCCTCAAGTGGACTGCATATGGCTTTAAGAAATACTTCACCAACTACTGGTGCTGGCTTGACTTTCTTATCGTGGAT GTGTCCTTAATAAGCCTGGTAGCTAACTCGCTGGGATATTCTGACTTTGCTGCTATCAAATCCCTGAGAACTCTGCGGGCTCTTAGACCTCTTAGAGCATTGTCCAGATTTGAGGGCATGCGG GTGGTTGTGAACGCGCTCATAGGAGCCATCCCTTCCATTATGAACgtgctgcttgtgtgtcttATCTTCTGGCTCATCTTCAGCATCATGGGCGTCAACTTGTTCGCAGGCAAGTTCGGCAAGTGCGTGAACAGGACTGGGTTCATCCACAGCGTGTCTGTAGTCAACAACAAGTCTGAGTGCCTCTCCATAAACGACACGCAGTTCTACTGGACAAAGGTGAAGGTCAACTTCGACAACGTGGGACTCGGATACCTTTCCCTTCTCCAAGTG GCCACATTTAAAGGATGGATGGAGATCATGTATGCAGCTGTTGACTCAAGAGGA GTGGAGGAACAACCTGTCAGGGAAATCAACCTCtacatgtacatttattttgttgtgttcaTCATTTTTGGCTCCTTCTTCACTCTCAATCTTTTCATCGGTGTCATTATTGACAATTTCAACCAACAGAAACGAAAGATAA GTGGTCAGGATATTTTCATGACTGAAGAACAGAAGAAGTATTACAATGCGATGAAAAAGTTAGGATCAAAGAAGCCGCAGAAGCCAATACCAAGGCCTGCG AACGTTGTCCAAGCTTTCTTCTTCGACCTTGTGTCCCAACAAGCCTTCGACATCATGATCATGATGCTCATCATCGTCAACATGGTGACCATGATGGTGGAAACCGATGAGCAGTCAGCGCGCATGGAGTCAATTCTCAACAAGATTAACCTGGTCTTTATCGTGATATTCACCACCGAATGCCTGATTAAGATTTTCGCCCTCCGCTGTTACTTCTTCACAGTCGCTTGGAACATCTTTGATTTTGTGGTGATAATTCTCTCTATTGTTG GCATTGTTCTTGCAGACATCATTGAGAAGTATTTTGTATCTCCCACCCTGTTTCGAGTCATCAGACTGGCAAGGATTGGACGTGTACTTCGACTTATACGTGCAGCCAAAGGAATAAGGACTTTACTGTTTGCCTTAATGATGTCCATGCCAGCTCTGTTCAACATTggcctcctgctcttcctcgtCATGTTCATCTATGCGATCTTTGGTATGGCGAACTTTGCCTACGTGAAAAAACAAGATGGGATTGATGACATGTTCAACTTTGAGACCTTTGGGAATAGTATGATCTGCCTTTTTCAGATCAGCACATCCGCAGGCTGGGATAACCTCCTGAGCCCCATCATGTCCAGCTCCCCTGACGAGTGTGACGTTAACTTTGTCAATACTGGCACTAACACTCGGGGAAACTGTGGCAGCCCCTCGGTGGGCATCGCTTTCTTTGTCAGTTACATAATCATTTCTTTTCTCATTGTGGTGAACATGTACATAGCTATCATTCTAGAGAATTTTAGCGTTGCCACAGAGGAAAGTACGGAGCCTCTGAGTGAGGATGACTTTGAGATGTTTTACGAGGTTTGGGAGAAGTTTGATTCCGAAGCCACACAGTTCATTGAGTTCTCCATGCTGTCGAACTTCGCTGACAATCTGTCGGAGCCACTGCGCATAGCCAGGCCCAATATGTCCAAGCTCATATCAATGGACCTCCCCATGGTCAGCGGGGACAGGATTCACTGCTTGGACATCCTGTTTGCCTTCACAAAACGAGTCCTGGGTGAGTCCGGAGAAATGGACGCACTCaaacagcagatggaggagaagttCATGATAGCAAACCCCTCTAAGATTTCCCACGAACCCATCACTTCCACGCTGCgtcacaaactggaggaggtgtCTGCCATCGTCATCCAGAGGTGTTACAGAAGGCATCTGGTTCGCCGGCAGGTGAAGCAGGCATCGTACCTTTATAGACAAATAAATTACGAGACTGTGGTGGATGTGGAGAATGCTCCAGAAACAGAAGGGCTGATAGCCTCCATGATACAGCACTATGGGCCAGTGGGGGAAGAGACAGCAGAGGACCCTCTAATGTCCCTACCACCATCCTACGACAGTGTGACCAGAGCGACCAGCGACCTCTCTGAGGTCGCCAGATCAATAGCCAGAGAATCTGAACTTGAGGTGTCCGGTGAAAACTACGAGGAAACGTTTCTTTGA